From one Populus alba chromosome 17, ASM523922v2, whole genome shotgun sequence genomic stretch:
- the LOC118058276 gene encoding glycerol-3-phosphate dehydrogenase [NAD(+)] isoform X3 — protein MCLRFPLYHPLHSYFSLLTSLPLLLFSFFVSSSSFFMAPPAAMEETAPTINLLSNINDGNNAASQISRVTIVGSGNWGSVAAKLIASNTLKLASFHDEVRMWVFEETLPTGQKLTEVINQTNENVKYLPGIKLGKNVVADPDLDNAVRDANMLVFVTPHQFMEGICKRLVGKLKEDVVAISLIKGMEVKMDGPHMISTLISEQLRVNCCVLMGANIANEIAVEKFSEATVGYRENREVAKKWVRLFSTLYFVVTPVQDVEGVELCGTLKNVVALAAGFVDGLEMGNNTKAAIMRIGLREMRAFSKLLFSSVKDSTFFESCGVADLITTCLGGRNRRVADAFAKNGGKRSFDELEAEMLQGQKLQGVSTAREVYEVLRHRGWLELFPLFATVHEISAGRLPPSAIVEYSEHKPNCSLVEGSAQYF, from the exons ATGTGCCTTCGGTTTCCTCTATATCATCCCCTCCACTCCTACTTTTCTCTTCT TACTTCTCTCCCACtcttactcttttctttttttgtctcttcttcttctttcttcatggCTCCTCCTGCTGCCATGGAAGAAACTGCACCAACTATTAACCTTCTCTCCAATATTAATGATGGTAATAATGCTGCTTCACAAATATCTAGAGTCACTATTGTTGGCAGTGGCAATTGGGGTAGTGTTGCCGCTAAGCTCATTGCTTCTAACACCCTCAAGCTTGCTTCATTTCATG ATGAAGTGAGGATGTGGGTGTTTGAGGAGACATTGCCAACTGGTCAGAAGCTCACCGAGGTCATCAATCAAACCAAT GAAAACGTAAAATATCTCCCTGGCATAAAGCTTGGCAAAAACGTAGTTGCGGACCCTGACCTTGATAATGCAG TGCGGGATGCAAACATGTTGGTATTTGTGACCCCACATCAATTCATGGAGGGCATATGCAAGAGACTTGTCGGAAAGCTAAAGGAAGATGTGGTGGCTATTTCACTCATCAAAGGCATGGAGGTCAAGATGGATGGTCCACACATGATTTCCACTCTCATCTCTGAGCAGCTCAGGGTTAACTGTTGTGTGCTGATGGGAGCAAACATTGCAAATGAg ATTGCTGTCGAGAAGTTCAGTGAAGCAACAGTTGGATACAGAGAAAACAGAGAAGTTGCAAAAAAATGGGTTCGGTTATTTAGTACCCTTTATTTCGTGGTCACACCT GTTCAAGATGTGGAGGGAGTTGAACTGTGTGGGACTTTGAAGAATGTTGTGGCTTTAGCAGCAG GTTTTGTGGACGGTCTGGAAATGGGAAATAACACAAAG GCTGCGATAATGAGAATTGGTCTAAGGGAGATGAGAGCCTTTTCCAAATTACTGTTTTCCTCTGTTAAGGACAGCACATTCTTTGAAAGCTGCGGTGTAGCTGATCTCATCACAACATGCT TGGGAGGAAGAAACAGGAGAGTTGCAGACGCTTTTGCTAAGAATGGAGGAAAAAG GTCTTTTGATGAGCTTGAAGCAGAGATGTTGCAGGGCCAAAAGTTACAG GGTGTCTCAACTGCAAGAGAAGTTTATGAAGTTTTGAGGCACCGTGGATGGCTAGAGCTCTTTCCACTTTTTGCAACAGTACATGAGATCTCCGCTGGACGTCTTCCACCATCAGCTATAGTAGAATATAGCGAGCACAAGCCTAACTGCTCCCTGGTAGAAGGCTCTGCTCAATACTTTTAA
- the LOC118058276 gene encoding glycerol-3-phosphate dehydrogenase [NAD(+)] isoform X2: MAPPAAMEETAPTINLLSNINDGNNAASQISRVTIVGSGNWGSVAAKLIASNTLKLASFHDEVRMWVFEETLPTGQKLTEVINQTNENVKYLPGIKLGKNVVADPDLDNAVRDANMLVFVTPHQFMEGICKRLVGKLKEDVVAISLIKGMEVKMDGPHMISTLISEQLRVNCCVLMGANIANEIAVEKFSEATVGYRENREVAKKWVRLFSTLYFVVTPVQDVEGVELCGTLKNVVALAAGFVDGLEMGNNTKAAIMRIGLREMRAFSKLLFSSVKDSTFFESCGVADLITTCLGGRNRRVADAFAKNGGKRSFDELEAEMLQGQKLQGVSTAREVYEVLRHRGWLELFPLFATVHEISAGRLPPSAIVEYSEHKPNCSLV, encoded by the exons atggCTCCTCCTGCTGCCATGGAAGAAACTGCACCAACTATTAACCTTCTCTCCAATATTAATGATGGTAATAATGCTGCTTCACAAATATCTAGAGTCACTATTGTTGGCAGTGGCAATTGGGGTAGTGTTGCCGCTAAGCTCATTGCTTCTAACACCCTCAAGCTTGCTTCATTTCATG ATGAAGTGAGGATGTGGGTGTTTGAGGAGACATTGCCAACTGGTCAGAAGCTCACCGAGGTCATCAATCAAACCAAT GAAAACGTAAAATATCTCCCTGGCATAAAGCTTGGCAAAAACGTAGTTGCGGACCCTGACCTTGATAATGCAG TGCGGGATGCAAACATGTTGGTATTTGTGACCCCACATCAATTCATGGAGGGCATATGCAAGAGACTTGTCGGAAAGCTAAAGGAAGATGTGGTGGCTATTTCACTCATCAAAGGCATGGAGGTCAAGATGGATGGTCCACACATGATTTCCACTCTCATCTCTGAGCAGCTCAGGGTTAACTGTTGTGTGCTGATGGGAGCAAACATTGCAAATGAg ATTGCTGTCGAGAAGTTCAGTGAAGCAACAGTTGGATACAGAGAAAACAGAGAAGTTGCAAAAAAATGGGTTCGGTTATTTAGTACCCTTTATTTCGTGGTCACACCT GTTCAAGATGTGGAGGGAGTTGAACTGTGTGGGACTTTGAAGAATGTTGTGGCTTTAGCAGCAG GTTTTGTGGACGGTCTGGAAATGGGAAATAACACAAAG GCTGCGATAATGAGAATTGGTCTAAGGGAGATGAGAGCCTTTTCCAAATTACTGTTTTCCTCTGTTAAGGACAGCACATTCTTTGAAAGCTGCGGTGTAGCTGATCTCATCACAACATGCT TGGGAGGAAGAAACAGGAGAGTTGCAGACGCTTTTGCTAAGAATGGAGGAAAAAG GTCTTTTGATGAGCTTGAAGCAGAGATGTTGCAGGGCCAAAAGTTACAG GGTGTCTCAACTGCAAGAGAAGTTTATGAAGTTTTGAGGCACCGTGGATGGCTAGAGCTCTTTCCACTTTTTGCAACAGTACATGAGATCTCCGCTGGACGTCTTCCACCATCAGCTATAGTAGAATATAGCGAGCACAAGCCTAACTGCTCCCTG GTGTAA
- the LOC118058276 gene encoding glycerol-3-phosphate dehydrogenase [NAD(+)] isoform X1, with translation MAPPAAMEETAPTINLLSNINDGNNAASQISRVTIVGSGNWGSVAAKLIASNTLKLASFHDEVRMWVFEETLPTGQKLTEVINQTNENVKYLPGIKLGKNVVADPDLDNAVRDANMLVFVTPHQFMEGICKRLVGKLKEDVVAISLIKGMEVKMDGPHMISTLISEQLRVNCCVLMGANIANEIAVEKFSEATVGYRENREVAKKWVRLFSTLYFVVTPVQDVEGVELCGTLKNVVALAAGFVDGLEMGNNTKAAIMRIGLREMRAFSKLLFSSVKDSTFFESCGVADLITTCLGGRNRRVADAFAKNGGKRSFDELEAEMLQGQKLQGVSTAREVYEVLRHRGWLELFPLFATVHEISAGRLPPSAIVEYSEHKPNCSLVEGSAQYF, from the exons atggCTCCTCCTGCTGCCATGGAAGAAACTGCACCAACTATTAACCTTCTCTCCAATATTAATGATGGTAATAATGCTGCTTCACAAATATCTAGAGTCACTATTGTTGGCAGTGGCAATTGGGGTAGTGTTGCCGCTAAGCTCATTGCTTCTAACACCCTCAAGCTTGCTTCATTTCATG ATGAAGTGAGGATGTGGGTGTTTGAGGAGACATTGCCAACTGGTCAGAAGCTCACCGAGGTCATCAATCAAACCAAT GAAAACGTAAAATATCTCCCTGGCATAAAGCTTGGCAAAAACGTAGTTGCGGACCCTGACCTTGATAATGCAG TGCGGGATGCAAACATGTTGGTATTTGTGACCCCACATCAATTCATGGAGGGCATATGCAAGAGACTTGTCGGAAAGCTAAAGGAAGATGTGGTGGCTATTTCACTCATCAAAGGCATGGAGGTCAAGATGGATGGTCCACACATGATTTCCACTCTCATCTCTGAGCAGCTCAGGGTTAACTGTTGTGTGCTGATGGGAGCAAACATTGCAAATGAg ATTGCTGTCGAGAAGTTCAGTGAAGCAACAGTTGGATACAGAGAAAACAGAGAAGTTGCAAAAAAATGGGTTCGGTTATTTAGTACCCTTTATTTCGTGGTCACACCT GTTCAAGATGTGGAGGGAGTTGAACTGTGTGGGACTTTGAAGAATGTTGTGGCTTTAGCAGCAG GTTTTGTGGACGGTCTGGAAATGGGAAATAACACAAAG GCTGCGATAATGAGAATTGGTCTAAGGGAGATGAGAGCCTTTTCCAAATTACTGTTTTCCTCTGTTAAGGACAGCACATTCTTTGAAAGCTGCGGTGTAGCTGATCTCATCACAACATGCT TGGGAGGAAGAAACAGGAGAGTTGCAGACGCTTTTGCTAAGAATGGAGGAAAAAG GTCTTTTGATGAGCTTGAAGCAGAGATGTTGCAGGGCCAAAAGTTACAG GGTGTCTCAACTGCAAGAGAAGTTTATGAAGTTTTGAGGCACCGTGGATGGCTAGAGCTCTTTCCACTTTTTGCAACAGTACATGAGATCTCCGCTGGACGTCTTCCACCATCAGCTATAGTAGAATATAGCGAGCACAAGCCTAACTGCTCCCTGGTAGAAGGCTCTGCTCAATACTTTTAA